A genomic segment from bacterium encodes:
- the rsmG gene encoding 16S rRNA (guanine(527)-N(7))-methyltransferase RsmG produces MSADPDFPTLQSACKQFDLDLTQSQYDLLTRYTQILRDWNQRINLVSRRDPGRILSYHVIDSLAVQRLLPQDARVCDVGSGAGLPGIPLALVRPDLKTLLIESSQKRSRFLATAVSELGLGNVEVLNERAESLSPLECDVVLSRLSGPLPDVVKQAGRHLKADGKIVLYKMQDCAAELRKAARLLARFRLRVVGSHDVLLPLSGIPRRFIVLASSR; encoded by the coding sequence ATGAGCGCCGACCCGGACTTCCCGACCCTGCAGTCCGCCTGCAAACAATTCGACCTCGACCTGACCCAGTCGCAGTACGACCTGCTCACCCGCTACACGCAGATCCTGCGGGATTGGAACCAGCGCATCAACCTCGTCTCCCGCCGCGATCCCGGCCGGATTCTGTCCTATCATGTGATTGACTCGCTGGCCGTGCAGCGGTTGCTGCCTCAAGACGCAAGGGTTTGCGATGTCGGCAGCGGCGCCGGCCTGCCGGGAATTCCTCTTGCCTTGGTTCGGCCCGACCTAAAGACGCTGCTAATCGAGTCTTCTCAGAAGCGAAGCCGGTTCCTGGCTACCGCAGTGTCCGAACTGGGACTCGGCAACGTCGAGGTACTGAACGAACGGGCGGAATCACTTTCACCGCTGGAATGTGACGTAGTGCTCAGCCGGCTTTCCGGCCCGCTGCCGGACGTGGTCAAGCAGGCCGGCAGACACCTGAAGGCTGACGGCAAGATTGTGCTGTACAAGATGCAGGACTGCGCGGCCGAACTGCGGAAAGCGGCGAGGCTGCTGGCGCGGTTCCGGCTACGTGTCGTCGGTTCACACGACGTGCTGCTCCCGCTGTCTGGTATCCCGCGCCGGTTCATCGTTCTCGCCTCCTCCCGCTAG